CCAGGCGCATACCTCTATGCAATCGCCGCAGTTAATACATTTCTCTGGATCAATAGTGGGCTGGCCTACAATATGAACCTGGGTCTTGCCTTCCTTATCCAGACAACCCATGCCCAGGTTCTTCACAGCACCACCAAACCCTGAGCCTGGGTGTCCCTTCCCATGGGATAATACTATCATCGAATCTGCTTTTGCAATAGCTGATGCCACGGTGATCTCATCCACGGCTTCACCGCCTATGGATAAGGTAATTGCATCATCTCCAGTCAACCCGTCAGCTACTATGAGCGGGGCATTCATGCTGGCTAAGGTAAAACCGTTCATAGCTGCAGCCCACAGCAGTTCAGCCGCGTTCAGTTTCATCCCTTTATACAAAGTAGTAGTATCTGTGACAAACGGGATGCCTCCTGCTTTTCTCACCATATCCACCACGGTGCGTACCAGTACTGGCCTGATATATGTGGTATTCCCGTATTCGCCTGTATGGATCTTGACAGCCACGATGTCGCCCTTTTGGACTGGCGAGATATGCCGGAATAATTCCATTATTTGCTCAGGTTGGGTGCAGTTAGGACCTACCTCTTCCACTCCTTTGAAAAAAACTTGACTTGGCATGACATCAGTTAATAACGTATTGATAGATGAAAAATATTCTTAACATCATATTTTGTATACAATAGGAAAGATTAATACTAATATTCTTATCTAATTTGTAAGTTTCTTATATACCAGGAAGTGATTAATCCCAAAATGAAAAAAAAGAAGAACCTTGATACTACAACTGGCTGGAAAAACGAGAACTCGAAAGACCTTTATGGGATCGATGACTGGGGGAATGGATATTTCAGCATAAATCGCAAAGGTAACCTGGCTGTTAAACCTGATAAAGGCAAATCCCAAATAGAGATTCTTCAGGTCATAGAATATTTAAAGAAAAACAAGATTAATACCCCTGTACTTCTCCGTTTTCCACAGATACTGGAGAACAGGATATGCGAACTCTACGAATCATTTGATCGGTCAATCAATGAATTTGGCTATCAGGCCACCTATAAAGGTGTATTCCCCTTAAAGGTCAACCAGCGAAAGGATGTGATTGATGAGATTGTACGAGTCGGGAAAAAGTACAACTATGGGTTGGAAGCAGGGAGCAAACCCGAACTGATCGAGAGTTTATTCTTCAAACTTAATCCTGAATCACTGCTGGTCTGCAATGGTTATAAGGACAAACATTATATCAGGACTGCCCTCCAGGCTTCGCTTCTCAAGAATAATATCATACTTGTTATCGACCAGTTGGACGAGATCCACGATATCATCAGGATCTCTAAAAAACTGAATGCTAATCCATGTTTAGGTATCAGGCTAAGGTTATATTCAAAAGGAAGCGGAAAATGGGTGGAATCCGGGGGTGAAGGTTCAAAGTTCGGCCTGACTACAGGCGAATTGCTGACTGCCCTGGATATACTTGCCAAGCATAATATGGTACCCAATCTTAAGATGCTGCATTTCCACATCGGTTCACAGATCACAGAAGTCAGAAGGATCCAAAATGCGGTCAAGGAAGCTTCCAGGATATATGCAAAAGTAAAGAGAATGGTCCCCGCCCTTGAATATTTCAATATCGGAGGGGGACTTGGTGTGGATTATGACGGTAGCAAAACATCTTCTGACGCCAGTGCCAATTATTCCATGCAGGAATATACCAACAACGTGGTTTTCACTTTAAAGGAAATCTGCGATGAAGAAGGTATTGATCACCCTACCATTGTGACCGAAAGCGGGAGAGCAATTGCAGTCTACCATTCAATGCTGATCACCAATCTTGCCTATGAAAAATCCGTTATCTATGACTGGAATGTTGAAGTTAATGAAGATAACCCCAATGTTCTCCTGAAGTTCTATAGCTGTTTTAATGAAATAACAGTAAAGAATTACCGTGAATTATACCACGACAGTCTGGAATATAAAGATGAACTTATCAATATGTTCAATCTTGGCCAGCTGGGTCTGGAAGATAAAGCTAAGGGAGAATCCCTGTTCTACAAGATCTGCCAGAAAATACACAGGTATATTCAGCAGACAGAGGATGAATCAGAAGAGTTTGATAATGTAAGGAAATTGATGTCAAAGAGGTATATTGGAAATTTCTCAATGTTCCAGAGCATGCCTGACTTCTGGGCTATAGACCAGCTATTTCCAATTGTGCCTATCCAGAAATTGAACAAAGAACCTGAGAATTACGGTACCATACTGGATATGACCTGTGATTCGGATGGTGAGATAGATAAATTCGTGGATATTAAGGATGTCAAGGAACTACTTGAACTGCATTCACTTGACAATCAGCCCTATTATGTGGCAGTGCTCCTGCTGGGAGCATACCAGGATGCAATAGGAGATCTGCATAACCTGTTCGGAGCAGTTCACGAGGCCCATGTTGTGATAAAGGATGATGATGAATGGGAGATCAAGAAGATCATCAAGGGTGATACTGTGAATTCTGTACTAACCATGCTTCATTTCAATAAGCGAAGTCTTGTCAATAGTATAGAAACATCGGTCCAAAGATCAGTTGATGATGGAGATATCAGTCACCAGATGGGCAGAAGTATCCTTAACAATATGAAGAAAGAGATCAATGACTATACATATCTAGATTTTTAAAGGTGACCTCAA
This sequence is a window from Methanosarcinales archaeon. Protein-coding genes within it:
- the speA gene encoding biosynthetic arginine decarboxylase translates to MKKKKNLDTTTGWKNENSKDLYGIDDWGNGYFSINRKGNLAVKPDKGKSQIEILQVIEYLKKNKINTPVLLRFPQILENRICELYESFDRSINEFGYQATYKGVFPLKVNQRKDVIDEIVRVGKKYNYGLEAGSKPELIESLFFKLNPESLLVCNGYKDKHYIRTALQASLLKNNIILVIDQLDEIHDIIRISKKLNANPCLGIRLRLYSKGSGKWVESGGEGSKFGLTTGELLTALDILAKHNMVPNLKMLHFHIGSQITEVRRIQNAVKEASRIYAKVKRMVPALEYFNIGGGLGVDYDGSKTSSDASANYSMQEYTNNVVFTLKEICDEEGIDHPTIVTESGRAIAVYHSMLITNLAYEKSVIYDWNVEVNEDNPNVLLKFYSCFNEITVKNYRELYHDSLEYKDELINMFNLGQLGLEDKAKGESLFYKICQKIHRYIQQTEDESEEFDNVRKLMSKRYIGNFSMFQSMPDFWAIDQLFPIVPIQKLNKEPENYGTILDMTCDSDGEIDKFVDIKDVKELLELHSLDNQPYYVAVLLLGAYQDAIGDLHNLFGAVHEAHVVIKDDDEWEIKKIIKGDTVNSVLTMLHFNKRSLVNSIETSVQRSVDDGDISHQMGRSILNNMKKEINDYTYLDF
- a CDS encoding DUF362 domain-containing protein, whose protein sequence is MPSQVFFKGVEEVGPNCTQPEQIMELFRHISPVQKGDIVAVKIHTGEYGNTTYIRPVLVRTVVDMVRKAGGIPFVTDTTTLYKGMKLNAAELLWAAAMNGFTLASMNAPLIVADGLTGDDAITLSIGGEAVDEITVASAIAKADSMIVLSHGKGHPGSGFGGAVKNLGMGCLDKEGKTQVHIVGQPTIDPEKCINCGDCIEVCAWGALRSGENHTWVDKNLCRGELACADSCPQEAIIPPENVGVEMQKRLGEAALGPIKCLPDRIGYINWVYDITPGCDCFNFSSPHFAEDVGIFASTDPVAIDAATIDMINKKMGGRSIADIWEIDPIIHLKYAEKVGCGNMTYTLIK